AGGTAAAAACATAAGCAAGTGATGATTTTAAATAAGGCAATTCTACTTCTTTGTATCTTCTTAATGAACTAAGATTTAAAGAAAAAGAGAGTCTATCATATCTCTTTGCTATTTTTTGCATTGCTGGTGTTATTACTGCAAGTGCAAAGGGTAGGGACATCAAAACATTTGCTGTTAAAAGAGCCATACTTGACCAAAGAGTAAAAGAACCATCATATTTTTGATACATCATAAAAAAGCCTAAACCAAGAACTAAAGAAGGAATAGCTAGATAAATATTACCAGAAAAGGCAACAAATAAATTTAATACTTTTGAAAAAGGATACTTTGCTAATCTTGTATCAAGACTAAAGTTTCTTCTTGTATTACTTAAAAATATTGCTGCTATTAATGTTATGATTGCTGATAGAGTTGCAATTATTATAGAAGTTACAAATGCTTGAATAAAAACTTTATCACTTAGTATTTTAGCAAAGTTTGCACTAAGACCATCTATAAAAATCACTATTAAAGGTGAGATAAAAAATAGTGTAAATAATGATATGATAAACCATTGTAATATCTGAATTGTTTTAGAGTTTTTTGTAATACTTGATAAGCTATTTGTCTTAATATTTGTAGTATTTATTTTAAATGAAGATGATAATATTACTAAAACAAAAGAAATACCAAGTTGAATAAGAGCTAGTTTTAAAGCAGTTTGAATATCAAAGTCTAACTTTACGGCTTCATAAATAGCAACTTCTAAAGTATTATAACTAGGATTACCACCAAGTAAAAGTACAACTGCAAAAGAAGTAAAACAAAGTAAAAATATTGTAGAAGCAATACTTAATAAACTTGGCCTTAAAGCAGGATACTCTACATAATAAAAGCATTTTAAAACTGAAAAATTAAGACTTTTTGCTAGTTTATATTTCTCTTTTGGAATGGCTTCAAAACTATGAAGTAATGAACGCAGTGCAAAAGAAGCATTAAGATAAACATGAGCTAATAAAATACCACCTAAGCCATAAAGATATGTCCCAAAGTTAGTATCAAATAAATAAAGACTAATTTGGTTTATGTAACCCTGTCTTCCAAAAATTCCAATAATTCCAAAAACAACTATAAGCGTTGGTAAAACTAGTGATGAAGAAAAAAGTGCGATTAAAATACTTCGCCCTTTAAACTTTACTTGATGTGCTAATGCCCAAGCTAAAAGTAGTCCTACAAAAAGTGAAAGAACTGTTGATAAAAAAGCTTGAAAAATTGTAAATTTTAATAAGCCATATATTTTGCTATCAACTGAGGTAAAAAGATTTGTTTCTTGAGCTGTGTATAAAGTATAAAAGATTAGAAAGCAAAAGCTTAATAAGGCTAAAGATAAAGTTCCACCTAAAAGTGTAGAGCTTTTAAATCTTTTTAAATCTTTTAAGCCTTTACTCATTGTTATTTTTTAACAGCTTCAAGCCATTCATTTATAATAGCTTTTCTTTTTTCTTGTACAGTTTTCCCATCCATTAAAATAAACTCTTTTGGAAGGTGTAATTTAGAAAAAGATTCGTGTAGTTTTACATCTTTTATAACAGGATAAGCCCAGTTTGATGTAGGAATTAGTTGTGCAAACTCTTTGCTATATAAAAACTCTAAAAACTTTTTACCTAATTCTTTTTGTTTTGAAGATTTAACAATAGCAGCAACTTCAATTTGTGCATAATGACCCTCTTTAAATGGTGCAGCTTTGATATTGAATTTATTCTCTTCAACCATATGATAAGCAGATGATGTAGTATAACTAAGAGCCATATTTGCTTCACCTTTTAAAAATAAACCGTAAGCTTCTGACCAACCTTTTGTAATAGTTAAAATATGTGGAGCTAAACGCTTCCAATAATCAGATGCTTTATCACCATAAACTGATTTAACCCATAATAACAAACCAAGTCCAGGAGTTGAAGATCTTGGGTCTTGAATTACTATTTTAAAATCATCAGGCATTGATGCTAGCTCTTCAAAAGATTTAGGTACCTTTTTTGTTTTTTCTTCATCATAAACAAAAGCAAAGTAACTATAATCAAAAGGTACAAAAGTGTCATCTTTATATGAATTTGGTAAATCAATAATAGACGTATCTAAGTCATGAGTAGAAAAAAGCTTAGTATCTTTTGCAACTTGTGCAACTGCTGTATCTAAACCTAAAAGTACATCAGCTTTTGTTTTTTTACCTTCAAGTTGTATCTTACGTAGTGTTGCAATTGAACTTGATACTCCTATAAAATTAATATTACAATTACAAGTTTTTTCAAATGCTTTCTTAACCTTAGGAGCTGGTCCCCATGATGCA
This sequence is a window from Poseidonibacter parvus. Protein-coding genes within it:
- a CDS encoding ABC transporter permease subunit: MSKGLKDLKRFKSSTLLGGTLSLALLSFCFLIFYTLYTAQETNLFTSVDSKIYGLLKFTIFQAFLSTVLSLFVGLLLAWALAHQVKFKGRSILIALFSSSLVLPTLIVVFGIIGIFGRQGYINQISLYLFDTNFGTYLYGLGGILLAHVYLNASFALRSLLHSFEAIPKEKYKLAKSLNFSVLKCFYYVEYPALRPSLLSIASTIFLLCFTSFAVVLLLGGNPSYNTLEVAIYEAVKLDFDIQTALKLALIQLGISFVLVILSSSFKINTTNIKTNSLSSITKNSKTIQILQWFIISLFTLFFISPLIVIFIDGLSANFAKILSDKVFIQAFVTSIIIATLSAIITLIAAIFLSNTRRNFSLDTRLAKYPFSKVLNLFVAFSGNIYLAIPSLVLGLGFFMMYQKYDGSFTLWSSMALLTANVLMSLPFALAVITPAMQKIAKRYDRLSFSLNLSSLRRYKEVELPYLKSSLAYVFTLSFCFSLGDLGIIALFGSDEFITLPWYLYQLMGSYNTNDAAGVALILLVLVLFVFIFIPRIFRSKNA
- the thiB gene encoding thiamine ABC transporter substrate binding subunit; this encodes MKKLVYLLLLTTFFAYANEKPTLNVYTYDAFAASWGPAPKVKKAFEKTCNCNINFIGVSSSIATLRKIQLEGKKTKADVLLGLDTAVAQVAKDTKLFSTHDLDTSIIDLPNSYKDDTFVPFDYSYFAFVYDEEKTKKVPKSFEELASMPDDFKIVIQDPRSSTPGLGLLLWVKSVYGDKASDYWKRLAPHILTITKGWSEAYGLFLKGEANMALSYTTSSAYHMVEENKFNIKAAPFKEGHYAQIEVAAIVKSSKQKELGKKFLEFLYSKEFAQLIPTSNWAYPVIKDVKLHESFSKLHLPKEFILMDGKTVQEKRKAIINEWLEAVKK